A part of Sugiyamaella lignohabitans strain CBS 10342 chromosome D, complete sequence genomic DNA contains:
- the GIR2 gene encoding Gir2p (Highly-acidic RWD domain-containing hypothetical protein; cytoplasmic; forms a complex with Rbg2p; interacts with Rbg1p and Gcn1p; associates with translating ribosomes; putative intrinsically unstructured protein; GO_component: GO:0005737 - cytoplasm [Evidence IDA] [PMID 14562095]; GO_component: GO:0005844 - polysome [Evidence IDA] [PMID 19448108]; GO_function: GO:0003674 - molecular_function [Evidence ND]; GO_process: GO:0002181 - cytoplasmic translation [Evidence IGI] [PMID 21076151]) — protein MDNKEEQEQEIDVLRSIYPDELEILSENKYNIHIKLDTTPTKFLILEVEYPDDYPQVVPVLDVDNSDGSYVNASGEDDEGYDGSDEEEYEDGIDETQGDSIEFTNADLVDLRKVLEENAEENIGLPSIFTLASLLKDQAEELVEKKIKIKEKQREKLIFEQEEKEQAKFRGTPVTPESFKAWRLKFRAELGLDNKEDANKPKHKLTGKEIFEKGLNKDEDEDDDTPAEPDQLASSVENLAV, from the exons ATGGATAATaaagaagagcaggaaCAGGAAATTGATGTTCTGCGGTCAATTTATCCTGATGAGCTGGAAA TCCTGAgtgaaaacaaatataatatCCATATTAAACTGGACACAACACCCACGAAGTTCCTGATATTAGAAGTCGAGTATCCAGATGACTACCCTCAGGTTGTTCCAGTATTGGACGTCGACAATAGCGACGGTTCATATGTAAATGCATCAggagaagacgatgaaggATATGACGGGagtgatgaagaggaataTGAAGACGGAATAGATGAGACTCAAGGAGATAGCATCGAGTTCACTAATGCAGATTTGGTGGATTTGAGAAAGGTGTTGGAGGAAAATGCCGAGGAAAATATCGGGCTTCCAAGTATATTTACGCTAGCAAGTTTACTGAAAGACCAAGCAGAAGAGCTGgttgagaagaagatcaaaatcaaagaaaagcagAGAGAGAAGCTAATTTTtgagcaagaagaaaaagagcagGCCAAGTTCAGGGGCACGCCTGTGACCCCAGAATCATTCAAAGCATGGCGACTCAAGTTCCGGGCCGAACTCGGTCTCGACAACAAAGAAGATGCCAACAAACCCAAGCACAAGCTCACCGGCAAAGAGATCTTCGAAAAGGGACTCAACAAGGACgaggacgaagacgacgacacTCCTGCCGAGCCTGACCAATTAGCATCCTCTGTAGAGAACCTAGCAGTATAA
- the MIF2 gene encoding Muscle M-line assembly protein unc-89: MIRLQVRIIPASQADNEVSSRVSRPSNFGPSSYHLQSSTPNASVKSFSNNDDDTYGFLHLVTPSELLKTVRDSIVNRFAKIYPEEGPLFIERLQDSSGLDLDPDYKVGDVFADRDDLFVILQEPVTRNDILQSNVSVADEPSLKRRAEDDSNSSIVLRPTKSRKRKSSIWMTPSNNAADISSLSHTPVPVLSSGTPASHLNVAPQLSESNGSPRVRRRPSLDLMAKPSAAEIPDSDVDEEAHEGNLSLPPPSNEAYANADPLKPVSPSANLNGSKNILNLESDKVQLLPPTPAKKSPIAGKKRAPQSELQLTPEITVKAAEQAEAVLEVASSQPSQDEASITQESDDKIETGLQPIAGTPTGSQPKAKRQRAKATEKKIQDTLINATETKGVEVSPISGLTRKEQAQEAKRLREEAKKLKQLEAQKKKEEQLKKKELQAQRKRELEAQKSAKAAELRELQRKKALEELEKLGEENRRKREEERLKQQEQQQREQKDETNPSQDDIIETENSDDGAKGKKRPSAETLRRNQQRLEANRKSMEKFHNAVNSLEKDADGSAAVPEASVEPPTQSEEPPKRKRGRPPKKKVEVQPETVKPVSPVKPDVVPTAAKINGSQGSTNDKQENKQEEPNDNEEDDDEQEEGQKIKPVTNQRSQGNTAARYAQRLLRDDSNSDSSSADELSDGDSDLSDSPAPVKRPRIVPTPSSAKLVTANGNGRATGSQSQASPAPNPVRTTMPQPHPSAVRTSSATPSSPNPAPQTRLTGLNLLSSLASQAIPDVRERVTGVLPVAPKVNSKPSQPKEDTDSDSNSDSDSDSDSDSNSDSDAESDGEETNGIPLSKMASKTKQPKKKKRNTGFMGLMKDAFAGSVKSR, encoded by the coding sequence ATGATCAGACTACAAGTCAGAATCATACCTGCTAGTCAGGCTGATAATGAAGTATCCTCACGGGTTAGTAGACCATCGAATTTTGGACCTAGCTCCTATCATTTGCAAAGCTCGACGCCAAATGCCTCAGTGAAATCCTTTTCAaataatgatgacgatACTTATGGATTTCTTCATTTGGTCACTCCATCTGAGCTGTTGAAAACTGTTCGAGACAGTATCGTTAACAGATTTGCAAAAATTTATCCGGAAGAGGGTCCTTTATTTATCGAGCGTCTTCAAGACTCGTCAGGACTGGATTTAGACCCTGATTACAAGGTTGGTGATGTATTTGCTGACCGTGACGACCTTTTTGTTATATTACAAGAACCAGTTACAAGAAACGATATCTTACAATCCAACGTCTCGGTTGCCGATGAGCCATCACTCAAGCGACGCGCTGAAGATGACAGTAATAGTAGCATTGTCCTGCGTCCTACCAAATCTCGTAAACGCAAGAGTTCTATTTGGATGACTCCTTCAAATAATGCTGCTGACATTTCGTCATTATCACACACTCCGGTGCCTGTTCTTTCTAGCGGTACTCCGGCGTCACACTTGAATGTTGCACCACAACTTTCAGAGTCAAATGGCTCGCCTCGTGTTAGACGTCGGCCCTCTTTGGACTTAATGGCCAAaccttctgctgctgaaatcCCTGATTCTGACGTAGATGAGGAAGCTCATGAAGGAAATCTCAGCTTACCTCCACCATCGAATGAGGCATATGCCAATGCTGACCCTCTTAAACCAGTTTCTCCTAGCGCCAACCTGAATGGCTCCAAGAATATACTGAATTTGGAGAGTGACAAGGTACAATTGCTCCCTCCAACACCAGCCAAGAAATCTCCTATAGCTGGTAAGAAACGGGCACCTCAATCTGAACTACAGTTGACACCTGAAATTACTGTCAAGGCAGCCGAACAGGCTGAAGCTGTTCTAGAGGTAGCTTCAAGTCAACCAAGCCAGGATGAGGCAAGTATCACGCAAGAGTCAGATGACAAAATTGAAACTGGATTACAGCCAATTGCTGGAACCCCTACCGGCAGCCAGCCAAAAGCTAAACGTCAAAGAGCCAAAGCCacagagaagaaaattCAAGACACTCTCATTAATGCTACAGAGACAAAGGGTGTAGAAGTTTCTCCTATTAGTGGTCTCACTCGAAAAGAACAGGCTCAAGAAGCAAAACGTCTCAGAGAAGAGGCCAAGAAGCTCAAACAGCTCGAAgctcaaaagaaaaaagaagagcagctaaagaagaaggagctTCAAGCCCAGAGAAAAAGGGAACTGGAAGCCCAAAAATCAGCTAAAGCAGCAGAGTTGAGAGAATTGCAAAGGAAAAAGGCTcttgaagaacttgaaaagcTTGGCGAGGAGAATAGACGTAAAAGGGAAGAAGAGAGGTTGAAAcagcaagagcagcaacaacggGAGCAAAAGGACGAAACAAATCCTAGTCAAGATGATATAATCGAGACTGAAAATTCAGACGACGGTGCCAAGGGCAAGAAACGACCTTCTGCTGAGACTTTACGACGAAACCAACAGCGTTTGGAGGCCAATCGAAAAAGTATGGAGAAGTTCCACAATGCTGTTAATAGTCTAGAAAAGGATGCTGATGgttcagctgctgttcctgAGGCCAGCGTAGAACCACCAACCCAGTCAGAGGAACCACCTAAGAGGAAAAGAGGTAGACCacccaagaagaaggtaGAAGTTCAACCAGAGACTGTGAAACCTGTCTCGCCTGTGAAGCCAGATGTAGTTCCAACTGCTGCCAAGATAAATGGTTCTCAAGGGTCTACGAATGACAAACAGGAGAACAAGCAAGAGGAACCTAATGATAACGAggaggatgacgatgagcaAGAAGAGGggcaaaaaataaaaccagtGACTAATCAGCGATCTCAAGGTAATACAGCAGCTCGCTATGCTCAAAGACTACTTCGTGACGATTCTAATTCAGATTCATCGAGTGCGGATGAATTATCTGACGGAGACTCTGACTTATCAGATAGCCCGGCCCCGGTAAAGAGGCCCCGTATTGTTCCTACACCTTCATCTGCAAAACTAGTAACAgcaaatggaaatggacGAGCTACTGGTTCTCAATCGCAGgcttcaccagctccaaACCCTGTTCGCACCACTATGCCTCAACCGCACCCCAGTGCCGTTAGAACCTCCTCTGCTACCCCCAGTAGTCCAAATCCAGCTCCACAGACAAGGCTCACTGGTCTCAACTTGTTGAGTTCTTTGGCTTCACAAGCGATTCCTGACGTTCGGGAGAGAGTCACTGGAGTCCTGCCAGTTGCACCAAAGGTCAATTCTAAACCCAGTCAGCCTAAAGAAGATACTGACTCAGATTCGAATTCGGATTCGGACTCGGATTCTGACTCGGATTCAAATTCCGACTCTGACGCAGAGTCAGATGGTGAGGAAACCAATGGAATCCCTCTCTCCAAGATGGCAAGCAAGACTAAGCAGcctaaaaagaagaagagaaacaCTGGTTTTATGGGTCTCATGAAAGATGCTTTTGCTGGCAGTGTGAAGTCCCGTTGA
- the MCM4 gene encoding MCM DNA helicase complex subunit MCM4 (Essential helicase component of heterohexameric MCM2-7 complexes; MCM2-7 complexes bind pre-replication complexes on DNA and melt DNA prior to replication; forms an Mcm4p-6p-7p subcomplex; shows nuclear accumulation in G1; homolog of S. pombe Cdc21p; GO_component: GO:0031261 - DNA replication preinitiation complex [Evidence IDA] [PMID 9554851]; GO_component: GO:0042555 - MCM complex [Evidence IEA]; GO_component: GO:0042555 - MCM complex [Evidence IDA] [PMID 12480933]; GO_component: GO:0097373 - MCM core complex [Evidence IDA] [PMID 13679365]; GO_component: GO:0005737 - cytoplasm [Evidence IDA] [PMID 10559985]; GO_component: GO:0005737 - cytoplasm [Evidence IDA] [PMID 10704410]; GO_component: GO:0005656 - nuclear pre-replicative complex [Evidence IDA] [PMID 16824194]; GO_component: GO:0005656 - nuclear pre-replicative complex [Evidence IDA] [PMID 9335335]; GO_component: GO:0043596 - nuclear replication fork [Evidence IDA] [PMID 16103218]; GO_component: GO:0005634 - nucleus [Evidence IEA,IEA]; GO_component: GO:0005634 - nucleus [Evidence IDA] [PMID 10559985]; GO_component: GO:0005634 - nucleus [Evidence IDA] [PMID 10704410]; GO_component: GO:0031298 - replication fork protection complex [Evidence IDA] [PMID 16531994]; GO_function: GO:0005524 - ATP binding [Evidence IEA,IEA]; GO_function: GO:0043140 - ATP-dependent 3'-5' DNA helicase activity [Evidence IDA] [PMID 13679365]; GO_function: GO:0004003 - ATP-dependent DNA helicase activity [Evidence IDA] [PMID 15723534]; GO_function: GO:1990163 - ATP-dependent four-way junction helicase activity [Evidence IDA] [PMID 13679365]; GO_function: GO:0003677 - DNA binding [Evidence IEA,IEA]; GO_function: GO:0003678 - DNA helicase activity [Evidence IEA]; GO_function: GO:0003678 - DNA helicase activity [Evidence IDA] [PMID 18657510]; GO_function: GO:0003688 - DNA replication origin binding [Evidence IDA] [PMID 11756674]; GO_function: GO:0003688 - DNA replication origin binding [Evidence IDA] [PMID 16824194]; GO_function: GO:0004386 - helicase activity [Evidence IEA]; GO_function: GO:0016787 - hydrolase activity [Evidence IEA]; GO_function: GO:0000166 - nucleotide binding [Evidence IEA]; GO_function: GO:0003697 - single-stranded DNA binding [Evidence IMP] [PMID 17895243]; GO_function: GO:0017116 - single-stranded DNA-dependent ATP-dependent DNA helicase activity [Evidence IDA] [PMID 18657510]; GO_function: GO:0043142 - single-stranded DNA-dependent ATPase activity [Evidence IDA] [PMID 15723534]; GO_process: GO:0006260 - DNA replication [Evidence IEA,IEA]; GO_process: GO:0006270 - DNA replication initiation [Evidence IEA]; GO_process: GO:0006270 - DNA replication initiation [Evidence IGI] [PMID 2044962]; GO_process: GO:0006271 - DNA strand elongation involved in DNA replication [Evidence IMP] [PMID 10834843]; GO_process: GO:0006268 - DNA unwinding involved in DNA replication [Evidence IDA] [PMID 13679365]; GO_process: GO:0006268 - DNA unwinding involved in DNA replication [Evidence IDA] [PMID 15723534]; GO_process: GO:0007049 - cell cycle [Evidence IEA]; GO_process: GO:0000727 - double-strand break repair via break-induced replication [Evidence IMP] [PMID 20516198]; GO_process: GO:0033260 - nuclear cell cycle DNA replication [Evidence IMP] [PMID 10834843]; GO_process: GO:0033260 - nuclear cell cycle DNA replication [Evidence IMP] [PMID 2044962]; GO_process: GO:0006267 - pre-replicative complex assembly involved in nuclear cell cycle DNA replication [Evidence IDA] [PMID 16824194]; GO_process: GO:0006267 - pre-replicative complex assembly involved in nuclear cell cycle DNA replication [Evidence IPI] [PMID 9335335]) has product MASSPPAPGDSSPLFFNSVTSSSPIRARASQDDGALSERAGRLRIEDVSSPLGYPSSERDHTLYSASRNGRSSHFSETDNISADNHHRSYNRRGDIFSSDLTPSRRMLVSSDGHAPSDSGLFTLSARGSDVSETGNPGDPVRLIWGTNVSIAETMNSFRSFLQSFKSKYRMMHDDIPIGPGEGEDLVYVNMMNQMRILGSANLNLDAQNLLAYPATHKLYYQLINYPYELVPIMDQVIKDCMVTLVTTTTNGGTVDAKELEATEMRNYKVRPFGIDNKRGMRDLNPGDIDKLVTVKGLVLRATPVIPDMKEAFFKCIVCSHTVVVEIDRGTITEPTKCPRPVCGRTNSMQIVHNRCLFADKQVIRLQETPDITPDGQTPHSISLCVYDELVDICKAGDRVEVTGIFRSVPVRINPRQRTLKSLFKTYVDILHVQKVDKKRMGIDVTTNLEAEVAEQQQADVEETRKITEDDIAKIKEVAARDDLYDLLARSLAPSIYEQDDVKKGILLQLFGGSNKTFEKGGSPRYRGDINILLCGDPSTSKSQMLQYVHKIAPRGIYTSGKGSSAVGLTAYVTRDIETKQLVLESGALVLSDGGICCIDEFDKMSDATRSVLHEVMEQQTISIAKAGIITTLNARTSILASANPIGSKYDVKLSVPQNIDLPPSLLSRFDLVYLMIDKIDAQADRHLANHLTRMYAEDVPENAATSEILPVEFLTLYISYAKNLQPQITPEAKDELVKAYVAMRKLGEDSRTAEKRITATTRQLESMIRLSEAHAKMRLSEVVTADDVLEAVRLIRSAIKEYAMDPITGTIDMDLVQTGTSSAQRRLRVDLKENLLSIMDTAIARTGSGGTLRYDELVRLVADIIPTRVENLELGNALRSLEQEGKIVMTGSNTRRTIRRVTGLV; this is encoded by the coding sequence ATGGCTTCTTCTCCGCCAGCACCTGGAGACTCGTCTcctttatttttcaattccGTCACCTCGTCCTCTCCTATTAGAGCACGGGCTTCTCAGGATGACGGTGCCCTTTCTGAAAGAGCTGGAAGATTACGAATTGAGGATGTATCGTCACCTCTTGGCTACCCTTCGTCTGAAAGAGACCATACACTTTACAGCGCGTCAAGAAATGGTCGTAGTTCTCATTTCTCGGAGACTGATAATATCTCTGCTGATAATCATCATCGTTCGTATAACAGGAGAGGAGACATTTTTTCGTCAGATCTGACACCTTCTCGGAGAATGCTAGTTTCATCAGACGGCCATGCTCCAAGTGATAGCGGATTGTTTACTCTCTCTGCTCGTGGTAGTGATGTGTCTGAAACAGGTAATCCTGGAGATCCAGTTCGTCTCATTTGGGGTACCAATGTTAGTATCGCAGAGACTATGAACTCGTTCAGATCGTTTTTGCAGTCTTTCAAGAGTAAATACAGAATGATGCACGACGATATTCCAATTGGTCCTGGTGAGGGTGAAGATTTGGTTTACGTGAACATGATGAACCAAATGCGTATTTTAGGTTCGGCCAATTTGAATTTGGATGCGCAAAACTTACTAGCCTATCCTGCTACTCACAAGCTATATTACCAACTTATCAATTATCCATATGAGCTTGTTCCTATTATGGATCAGGTTATCAAAGACTGTATGGTGACTCTGGTCACGACAACAACTAATGGTGGTACTGTCGATGCCAAGGAATTGGAGGCTACTGAAATGAGAAATTATAAAGTCCGTCCTTTCGGTATTGATAATAAGCGAGGAATGAGAGACCTGAATCCTGGTGATATTGACAAGCTTGTCACTGTCAAAGGATTGGTGTTAAGAGCAACTCCTGTCATTCCTGATATGAAGGAAGCCTTTTTCAAGTGTATTGTGTGTAGTCACACAGTCGTGGTTGAAATTGATCGTGGAACCATTACTGAACCCACGAAATGTCCTCGACCAGTGTGTGGCCGTACAAACTCTATGCAGATTGTTCACAATCGTTGTTTATTTGCTGATAAGCAAGTGATTCGTTTACAAGAAACTCCAGATATTACACCAGATGGCCAAACCCCGCACTCGATTTCTCTCTGTGTTTATGATGAGTTGGTCGATATCTGCAAAGCTGGTGATCGAGTTGAAGTCACTGGTATTTTCAGATCAGTCCCGGTTAGAATCAATCCCCGTCAACGTACTTTGAAGAGTCTTTTCAAAACATATGTCGATATTCTTCATGTACAAAAAGTTGACAAAAAACGTATGGGAATTGATGTAACCACAAATCTCGAAGCGGAAGTGGCGGAACAACAGCAGGCTGATGTTGAggaaacaagaaaaattaCCGAAGATGATATTGCTAAGATTAAGGAAGTCGCCGCTAGAGATGATCTTTACGATTTACTGGCCCGATCTCTTGCCCCCAGCATTTACGAGCAAGATGATGTCAAGAAAGGAATATTACTACAACTTTTCGGTGGAAGTAATaaaacttttgaaaagGGTGGTTCACCAAGATACCGTGGCGATATCAATATTCTTCTTTGTGGTGATCCTTCTACGTCCAAGTCACAAATGTTGCAATATGTTCACAAGATTGCTCCTCGTGGTATTTACACATCAGGTAAAGGTTCATCAGCAGTCGGTTTGACAGCTTATGTGACGCGGGATATCGAAACTAAACAGCTGGTACTGGAAAGTGGTGCTCTAGTCCTTTCCGATGGTGGTATTTGTTGTATCGATGAGTTTGATAAAATGTCCGATGCTACTAGATCAGTTTTGCACGAAGTTATGGAACAACAAACCATTTCCATTGCTAAAGCTGGTATCATCACCACTTTGAACGCTCGTACCTCTATTCTCGCCTCGGCAAATCCTATCGGATCTAAATATGACGTCAAGTTGTCGGTACCTCAAAATATTGATCTCCCGCCCTCTTTACTTTCTCGTTTCGATCTGGTCTACTTGATGATTGATAAAATTGATGCTCAAGCTGACAGACACCTTGCTAACCACTTGACAAGAATGTATGCTGAGGATGTTCCAGAGaatgctgctactagtGAGATTCTTCCTGTGGAGTTCTTGACATTGTACATTTCATATGCTAAGAACTTGCAACCTCAGATTACCCCCGAAGCCAAGGATGAACTTGTTAAGGCTTATGTAGCAATGAGAAAGCTCGGTGAGGATTCCCGTACTGCTGAAAAACGTATCACTGCTACCACTCGTCAACTGGAAAGTATGATTCGACTATCAGAGGCGCACGCTAAAATGAGACTTTCTGAAGTGGTaactgctgatgatgttTTGGAAGCCGTTCGTTTGATTAGAAGTGCTATCAAGGAGTATGCTATGGATCCAATTACGGGAACGATTGATATGGACCTTGTTCAAACTGGTACTTCTTCAGCTCAAAGAAGACTTCGCGTCGACTTGAAAGAGAACTTGCTCTCCATCATGGACACTGCAATTGCTCGAACCGGTTCTGGAGGTACTCTGAGATATGACGAGCTTGTCAGATTGGTCGCTGATATTATTCCTACCAGAGTAGAAAATCTGGAACTTGGAAACGCTCTTCGTTCTCTTGAACAAGAGGGTAAAATTGTAATGACTGGCTCAAATACTAGACGGACAATCCGAAGAGTGACTGGCTTGGTCTAA